A genomic region of Metopolophium dirhodum isolate CAU chromosome 1, ASM1992520v1, whole genome shotgun sequence contains the following coding sequences:
- the LOC132944411 gene encoding uncharacterized protein LOC132944411 — translation MAKNTRAAARLYKTRYPDRPCPEHTRFYILYKNLQKYGSFIKPKSRVSTVINVDNSFSVLAKFIENPHISLRTVADELNMTYSSVQRIAKQNKYHAYLANPVQQLLASDYERRLNFIAHCMVKLEEDPQFLTNILWTDEAKFHNNGQVNHHNNHYWNHSNPHWINETNKQVRWGVNVWCGIIDEHLIGPYFFEENLNGNKYLGFLKNDELLDNTIGKYFTSTAFEFDLAARWCTST, via the exons attatataaaacCCGATATCCTGATCGTCCTTGTCCAGAACATACAAGATTTTATATTCTGTACAAAAATCTGCAAAAATACGGAAGTTTTATAAAACCAAAAAGTAGAGTTTCGACAGTCATCAATGTCGATAATTCATTTTCGGTGTTGgccaaatttattgaaaatccTCATATTTCTTTGAGAACTGTAGCAG atgaaTTAAACATGACATATTCTTCGGTTCAAAGAATtgccaaacaaaataaataccatgCATACCTGGCTAATCCTGTTCAGCAGCTCTTAGCAAGTGATTATGAAAGGCGACTCAATTTTATTGCACATTGCATGGTAAAATTAGAAGAGGATCctcaatttttaacaaatatccTTTGGACTGATGAGGCGAAATTTCACAATAATGGACAAGTAAACCACCACAACAATCACTATTGGAATCATTCAAATCCCCACTGGATAAATGAGACCAATAAGCAAGTTCGTTGGGGTGTGAATGTCTGGTGTGGGATTATTGATGAACATTTAATTGGTCCATATTTTTTCGAGGAAAATCTTAATGGCAATAAGTATCttggttttttgaaaaatgatgaACTATTGGATAATACTATTGGAAAATATTTCACTTCAACAGCGTTTGAATTTGATTTGGCAGCAAGATGGTGCACCAGCACATAA